In Leptospira montravelensis, the genomic window TTACCCGGTCCCTCCTGTGTCATGGTTGCATTTCTTCCACGGCCAGATATATCAACAGTTACACTTTCAATCATCACCCCAGGGTTGATGGAAAAATATTTTGTCCTAGGAGGTTCTTCGGCAGCGATCTCCTTTTCCTTTTCAGAAGCTTCATCAGCAAACAATGGGTAGGCACAGAAAAATGTTGAGAGTATTATTAGTAAAAAGTATCGCATAACAAAAACTATTTTTGGCTAATCTAAAAACCAGCAACTATTGGTGCAATGATAAATTCATGACGGACGGATCTTTGGAAAAAAATAAGGATCTCCGCAGACAAAAATACATAATATTGACGATGATTTTGTATACTCTAAAACCTTAATATATTATAATCTCCTTGATCAAAATTGCTTTTATCATAGAAAAAGACTATGAAAAAGAGCCAATTATTAGAAATGCACAATGTAGGAATCGTTGTGGAATCGCTCGACAACGCCATTTCCTTTTTCCAAGAAATTGGCCTAATACAAGAAGGCCGAATGACCGTTGCTGGCGAATGGGCAGGACTAGTCACTGGACTAAAAAATCAGCAAGTAGAAATTGCGATGATGGTGACGCCAGATGGACACACTCGTATTGAACTTTCTCAATTTATATTGCCAAAAGCAATCGATGACCATAGGAGAGCACCTGTCAATTCTCTAGGTTATCTTAGGGTCATGTTTAGAGTGGACAATTTGGACGAATTGTTATCACGTCTAACAAAACACGGTGCTTCTATTGTAGGAGAAGTAGTATTATTCGAAAATATATATAAACTCTGTTATATTCGCGGAGTTGAAGGAATCCTAATCGGACTTGCAGAACAAATTGGAATCCATACTGCAACAGACATTTTAGAGAAACCGTAATACAGCTCTAATGATTTCCAGTATTTTTTATAAAATAAGAAATACAAGATGATTGTTTCAAAAAAAAATATTCCATCCAAATCTTATGTTGGATACCAAGTAGTAAGAATCAATATGTTACCATGCCTAAAGTAAAAATTCATTACTTTACTCACAATTGGAGTATATTTTTTGGACTGCGAAAGCTAAATTGCCTACCTAACTAGAAATGTGTGAGAACAGCGTTGATCGTATATTATACAATGATTGGCACTTAACTGCTTTTTAATTTATATGCAGAGCCCGTTGTTTTCCTTTTTTCCGTTTAGAATATTAATTCTATTTCTTGAATATCCAACTTTCCCATTCCATTTAAAGCAACTGGTATGAAAGTAGATTGATGGACATTCAAAGTATATTGAAGTTAGCTGTCCCGGGAAATTCCAAGCTTCATTACTATAAAGAGGAATATTATTTCGGTTAATCTTGAGATTAATAAATTCTTTTTCTTTTCCTTGTGTATTAAAAATAGCTGAAACTATTAATTCATTATTTTGGTTATCCCAGATTTTAATCTTACTTTTAGAGTTTTGATTAAAAAATGTTTTTTGATCTGATGTTAAGTTTAGGCAAT contains:
- a CDS encoding VOC family protein gives rise to the protein MKKSQLLEMHNVGIVVESLDNAISFFQEIGLIQEGRMTVAGEWAGLVTGLKNQQVEIAMMVTPDGHTRIELSQFILPKAIDDHRRAPVNSLGYLRVMFRVDNLDELLSRLTKHGASIVGEVVLFENIYKLCYIRGVEGILIGLAEQIGIHTATDILEKP